A stretch of the Haloplanus aerogenes genome encodes the following:
- a CDS encoding VirB4 family type IV secretion system protein, whose product MIWERLAFWKRSATSETDPVVTAQPTDRPLGTATDVHQTVITPSSIEQTPNDVRTGGQWARTLWIGEYPDAPADGLFETLYSSADTRTTDITIHLDPRDTARTLDSLGNKIEDLEADYEYLAAKRRAGARAVQKDLADYQELYDTLRNTPMTAFDISMYLTVRGAEATEIDSDAVARTARRSPANLTPVTPRWAQLDALVSASPIALDHLNDAYDTRTPMLAGAVGAMFPFVAGAVAEPGIEYGTYALTESPLILDRFNRETGYCAMVIGKLGTGKSFSTKLQLLRRAMYDADTSLVMLDPLGSFAGVNAALDGERITVGGTRGFNPLDLQPTPASVLANVPDLDPWSQQIAWVLTFFESFFTSVATNPLGERKQTLRRAVQEAYRQHGITRDPATHGHPSPTIREVIVALEELLADPTAFDYVTDGEQESVRRDAEALLKDLRPSFQAGGDLANLAKPTEFELDAPVIYLDLHQEEGTQGRAETSLMMQVLFNAVYERAKSTAKRVLFAIDEAHYLLSDAASLDFLETAVRHSRHYDLSLQFITQTGGEFALTPETRTIANLCSITLIHRVQEDATKLAEWFGLSDREVNWVRTAKAGNDADGYSEALLGVDEEGWFPLRVRASPFEAAVITNGPSETGIPQSETLAQKSDPDTQATPTRSAAVTERSAVRDERNPR is encoded by the coding sequence ATGATCTGGGAGAGACTCGCCTTCTGGAAGCGATCCGCAACATCGGAGACCGATCCCGTCGTGACCGCTCAGCCGACGGATCGTCCACTCGGGACAGCCACAGATGTGCATCAGACGGTGATCACACCCTCGAGTATCGAACAGACGCCGAACGACGTTCGAACGGGTGGGCAGTGGGCACGGACGCTCTGGATTGGCGAATATCCAGACGCCCCGGCCGATGGCCTCTTTGAAACCCTCTATTCGAGCGCCGATACGCGAACCACGGATATCACGATCCATCTCGATCCGCGTGACACCGCACGGACACTCGACTCCCTCGGCAACAAAATCGAGGATTTGGAGGCGGATTACGAATATCTCGCCGCGAAACGGCGCGCCGGTGCACGCGCCGTGCAAAAAGATCTAGCGGACTATCAAGAACTGTACGATACGCTCCGGAACACCCCGATGACTGCCTTCGATATCTCGATGTACCTCACTGTCCGCGGCGCAGAGGCGACCGAGATCGATTCGGATGCTGTCGCTCGGACAGCGCGGCGCTCGCCCGCCAATCTTACCCCAGTGACGCCGCGCTGGGCACAGCTCGATGCATTGGTCTCTGCGAGTCCGATTGCACTCGATCACCTGAACGACGCCTACGACACGCGAACCCCGATGTTAGCCGGCGCCGTCGGCGCGATGTTCCCGTTTGTTGCGGGGGCCGTTGCCGAGCCTGGAATCGAATATGGAACCTATGCACTCACGGAGAGCCCGCTCATCCTCGACCGGTTCAACCGCGAGACTGGCTATTGCGCAATGGTGATCGGAAAACTCGGCACGGGCAAATCCTTCTCGACAAAGCTCCAGCTCCTTCGGCGGGCAATGTATGATGCAGACACGAGTCTCGTTATGCTCGACCCGCTGGGGAGTTTTGCTGGGGTGAACGCCGCACTCGATGGTGAGCGCATCACCGTCGGTGGGACACGCGGATTCAACCCGTTGGACCTCCAGCCAACGCCAGCGTCCGTCCTCGCGAACGTTCCCGATCTCGATCCGTGGAGTCAGCAGATTGCGTGGGTGCTGACGTTCTTCGAGTCGTTCTTTACCAGTGTTGCGACCAATCCCCTTGGCGAGCGCAAGCAGACCTTACGCCGAGCCGTACAGGAGGCCTATCGACAGCACGGGATCACACGTGATCCGGCGACGCATGGCCATCCATCACCGACGATTCGGGAAGTGATAGTCGCTCTTGAGGAGCTATTGGCCGATCCAACGGCGTTTGACTACGTGACCGATGGTGAGCAGGAAAGTGTACGCCGTGATGCCGAAGCGTTGCTAAAGGACCTCCGACCGTCGTTCCAAGCTGGCGGTGATCTGGCCAACCTCGCGAAGCCAACGGAATTCGAACTCGATGCACCCGTGATTTATCTCGACCTGCATCAGGAGGAGGGGACGCAAGGACGAGCAGAGACGAGTTTGATGATGCAGGTCCTGTTCAATGCGGTCTACGAGCGGGCCAAAAGCACGGCGAAGCGGGTGCTGTTTGCCATCGACGAAGCGCATTACCTGCTGTCAGATGCGGCCTCGCTCGACTTTCTCGAAACAGCTGTTCGCCATAGCCGACATTACGACCTCTCATTACAATTTATCACGCAAACCGGCGGTGAGTTCGCCTTGACACCGGAGACGCGAACAATCGCGAATCTCTGTTCGATAACACTGATCCATCGGGTGCAGGAGGACGCGACCAAACTCGCGGAGTGGTTTGGATTGAGTGACCGTGAAGTGAACTGGGTTCGCACCGCAAAGGCAGGCAACGACGCGGATGGGTATTCAGAAGCACTCCTCGGGGTCGATGAAGAAGGCTGGTTCCCACTCCGCGTTCGCGCCAGCCCGTTCGAAGCCGCGGTCATCACGAACGGCCCTTCCGAGACGGGAATTCCGCAGTCTGAGACCCTCGCTCAGAAGTCAGACCCAGACACACAGGCGACCCCCACACGGTCGGCAGCCGTCACTGAGCGATCCGCAGTCCGGGATGAACGGAATCCCAGATAA
- a CDS encoding phage NrS-1 polymerase family protein, producing MTGDRLPTLPESVCERAAALASVYQTVVARSTQPEQPAVTPSTDRQLAFESRLDDQQVLESAQSASNGEKFTSLWNGTISPYDSHSEADVALCCLLAFWTGGESTQIDRLFRQSGLIRPKWDEVHYADGATYGERTIERACSHVTKTYTGES from the coding sequence ATGACCGGTGATCGATTACCAACACTCCCCGAATCAGTGTGTGAGCGCGCTGCGGCGCTCGCGTCGGTCTATCAGACTGTTGTCGCTCGCTCTACACAACCAGAGCAACCTGCGGTTACCCCATCAACGGACCGCCAACTCGCGTTTGAGTCGCGCTTAGATGACCAGCAGGTGCTGGAAAGCGCGCAATCCGCTTCGAATGGGGAGAAGTTCACCAGTCTCTGGAACGGCACAATCAGTCCTTATGACAGCCACTCCGAAGCGGATGTGGCGCTCTGTTGTTTGCTCGCGTTCTGGACGGGGGGAGAATCGACCCAGATAGACCGACTCTTTCGACAGTCTGGACTAATCCGACCGAAATGGGATGAGGTTCATTATGCGGATGGAGCGACCTATGGCGAACGAACGATCGAACGAGCGTGTTCTCATGTTACAAAGACATACACCGGCGAGTCTTAG